The DNA sequence CGCGCGCGATGGCCACGACCATGTCGGGCTCGAAGCCGGATTCGACCACCTCACCGGCCAGGTGACGGGCCGCGTCGCCGAACTCGAGCCAGCCCAGGACCTCCCGTTCCGTCTCTTCGAGAACGTCTGCACCTGAATCGTCGAGTTCGCTGGCCACGCATCTACCGTACAAGGGCACAGCAGGTGTTAGCATCCGCGCATGACTTCGGAGAAGACGGTCGCCCAGCGTCGGGCGTCCACGGCGATCGGCGCGACCGCCGCCCTCATCGGCTGGCTGGCTCTGGTCGAGCTGACCAGCGGCATCCTGCAGGGCTACTACGTGCCGCTGATCTCCGACATCGTCAAGCACCTGGGCATCCACGACGCCGACTACAACTGGTTCGAGGCCGCCCAGCTGCTGCTCTCCGCGCTCGTGGTCCCGGTGCTCGCGAAGCTCGGCGACATGTTCGGGCACAAGCGCATCCTGCTGGTCGCGACCGTGCTCACCGCCCTGTCGAGCTGGGCGCTCGCGTTCTCGCACGACTTCACCACCTACCTGATCGCGTTCGCGCTGCAGGGCTTCTACGTGGTCTGGCTGCCACTCGAGATCGCGCTGATCTTCGACCGCGGCCGCCGCACCAACACGGCCGCGTCGCGCACGCGCCGCGCGGCCGGCCTGCTCGTGGTGGCGCTGGAGTTCGGCGCGATCGTCGGCGCGATCGGCGCCGGACTGCTGTTCGACGCGCTCGGCCAGAACGTGACGACCACCCTGATGGTCCCGGCCGCGGCGGTCACGCTCGTCTTCTTCGCGATCCTGTTCGGCGTCCCGGAGTCGGAGCCGGTGCAGGGACGGACGCTCGACGGCGTCGGCTTCGTCCTGCTCACCCTCGCCCTGCTGCTCATCACGTCGGGACTGACCTTCCTCCGGATCAACGGCGTCGGCACCTGGTGGGTGTGGGCGCTCATCGTCCTCGGCGTGCTCGCGTTCATCCCGTTCGGCCGGTGGGAGCTGAAGCAGAAGGACCCGGCCATCGACCTCCGCGTGCTGCGGCAGCCGAACATGTGGCCCGTGCAGCTCACTGCGGGCCTCATCGGGATCAGCCTCCTCGGCGCGCAGGCGCCGCTCAGCACCTATGCGGGCACCGACCCGGTGAACGGCTACGGACTCGGGCTCAGCGCCGGGCAGCGCAGCATCCTGATCGGCGCCTACCTCATCTCGATGATCGTCGGCGCGGTCCTCTTCCCCGTGGTGTCGTCGTGGCTGAACCCGCGCGTGACCCTGATCGGCGCGTCCTTCCTGGTGGCGATCGGCTACCTGCTGTTCCTGCCGTTCCACCTGGAGACCTGGCAGGTGTTCACGAACATGGCGATCGCAGGCATCGGCTCCGGCGCACTGGTCGGGGCTCTTCCCGCCGCGGCGGCCGCCGCCGCCCCGCGCGGGCAGACCGGCGTGGCCACCGCGATGACGAACACGACCAAGACGATCGGCGGCTCCTTCGCCTCCGCCGTCTTCGGCG is a window from the Leifsonia shinshuensis genome containing:
- a CDS encoding MFS transporter, with the translated sequence MTSEKTVAQRRASTAIGATAALIGWLALVELTSGILQGYYVPLISDIVKHLGIHDADYNWFEAAQLLLSALVVPVLAKLGDMFGHKRILLVATVLTALSSWALAFSHDFTTYLIAFALQGFYVVWLPLEIALIFDRGRRTNTAASRTRRAAGLLVVALEFGAIVGAIGAGLLFDALGQNVTTTLMVPAAAVTLVFFAILFGVPESEPVQGRTLDGVGFVLLTLALLLITSGLTFLRINGVGTWWVWALIVLGVLAFIPFGRWELKQKDPAIDLRVLRQPNMWPVQLTAGLIGISLLGAQAPLSTYAGTDPVNGYGLGLSAGQRSILIGAYLISMIVGAVLFPVVSSWLNPRVTLIGASFLVAIGYLLFLPFHLETWQVFTNMAIAGIGSGALVGALPAAAAAAAPRGQTGVATAMTNTTKTIGGSFASAVFGVVLLTGAATVTATAASLFGYMLVWTICGLGALVAAVLLFFVPRLAFADAEATIV